One genomic window of Triplophysa rosa linkage group LG11, Trosa_1v2, whole genome shotgun sequence includes the following:
- the nfatc2ip gene encoding NFATC2-interacting protein isoform X1 codes for MSLLFLSNVTSLKSSSGPRSWLTSLHLRMISDSDEDAPLSGHPKQRPKRRCIIDPSSITTVPVYSNKVNSSLNLKSVTFQQTSLTEEEKGGPLWSPSPSQTEKQSTSIHLSDSEEEPQQTKAQEILRSPSPPPPPCSPPVKQSTQANRKIKEINRKLDAIGSLVCLSPAYQEPVVEYRNSPSPVNDYDEDDEIIIISDTKRKRPLSTEDRDVAREISLKFRCRTELHKIPILSTAPLSKAVEQLSIKLHVLPSQILLLRKDVDLPVHSSVSELGLGIADIIDCVVTEDKQEVRKECDVITVRLQGKEKGSAQAYSVKKTAPLGSILSQYVSGLAASARRKVKFLFDGSRVAHNQTPAELDMEDGDVIEVWA; via the exons ATGTCTCTACTGTTCTTAAGTAACGTTACAAGTTTAAAGAGTTCTTCTGGTCCGCGTTCGTGGTTAACTTCACTACACTTACGAATG ATATCAGACAGTGATGAGGATGCTCCTCTATCAGGTCATCCGAAACAACGTCCCAAACGCAGATGTATTATCGACCCCTCATCTATCACAACAGTACCTGTTTACTCCAACAAG GTAAACAGTTCCTTAAATCTGAAGTCAGTAACCTTCCAACAAACCAGTCTCACAG AGGAAGAAAAAGGTGGTCCTCTTTGGTCTCCTTCTCCATCCCAAACAGAGAAACAGTCAACCAGCATTCATCTGAGCGACTCAGAGGAGGAGCCACAACAGACTAAAGCTCA GGAAATTCTTCGGTCCCCCTCTCCACCCCCTCCACCATGCAGTCCACCAGTCAAACAGAGCACACAAGCAAACCGAAAAATCAA agaaaTCAACAGGAAATTGGATGCTATTGGCTCTCTTGTGTGTCTTTCACCTGCGTATCAAGAACCTGTCGTTGAATATAGAAACTCCCCTTCTCCCGTAAACGActatgatgaagatgatgagatCATCATCATTTCTGACACGAAACGAAAACGCCCCCTGAGTACTGAGGACAGAGACGTGGCACGGGAAATTTCACTAAAATTCCGTTGCCGAACAGAATTGCACAAAATCCCAATACTTTCT ACAGCTCCTTTGAGTAAAGCTGTGGAACAGCTGTCGATTAAACTTCATGTTCTGCCCAGCCAAATCTTGTTATTAAGGAAAGATGTTGATCTTCCGGTTCACTCCTCAGTCAGTGAGCTGGGACTTGGCATAGCTGACATCATAG ACTGTGTAGTAACAGAGGATAAACAAGAAGTGAGAAAAGAATGTGATGTCATTACCGTACGACTTCAAGGCAAAGAGAAAGGATCGGCACAGGCCTATTCAGTGAAAAAG ACTGCTCCTCTAGGATCCATCCTGTCTCAGTATGTCTCTGGTCTGGCTGCCAGTGCTAGGCGGAAGGTTAAATTCCTCTTTGATGGGTCAAGGGTCGCACATAATCAGACTCCAGCTGAGCTGGACATGGAGGATGGTGATGTCATTGAAGTTTGGGCTTAA
- the nfatc2ip gene encoding NFATC2-interacting protein isoform X2, with amino-acid sequence MYYRPLIYHNSTCLLQQEEEKGGPLWSPSPSQTEKQSTSIHLSDSEEEPQQTKAQEILRSPSPPPPPCSPPVKQSTQANRKIKEINRKLDAIGSLVCLSPAYQEPVVEYRNSPSPVNDYDEDDEIIIISDTKRKRPLSTEDRDVAREISLKFRCRTELHKIPILSTAPLSKAVEQLSIKLHVLPSQILLLRKDVDLPVHSSVSELGLGIADIIDCVVTEDKQEVRKECDVITVRLQGKEKGSAQAYSVKKTAPLGSILSQYVSGLAASARRKVKFLFDGSRVAHNQTPAELDMEDGDVIEVWA; translated from the exons ATGTATTATCGACCCCTCATCTATCACAACAGTACCTGTTTACTCCAACAAG AGGAAGAAAAAGGTGGTCCTCTTTGGTCTCCTTCTCCATCCCAAACAGAGAAACAGTCAACCAGCATTCATCTGAGCGACTCAGAGGAGGAGCCACAACAGACTAAAGCTCA GGAAATTCTTCGGTCCCCCTCTCCACCCCCTCCACCATGCAGTCCACCAGTCAAACAGAGCACACAAGCAAACCGAAAAATCAA agaaaTCAACAGGAAATTGGATGCTATTGGCTCTCTTGTGTGTCTTTCACCTGCGTATCAAGAACCTGTCGTTGAATATAGAAACTCCCCTTCTCCCGTAAACGActatgatgaagatgatgagatCATCATCATTTCTGACACGAAACGAAAACGCCCCCTGAGTACTGAGGACAGAGACGTGGCACGGGAAATTTCACTAAAATTCCGTTGCCGAACAGAATTGCACAAAATCCCAATACTTTCT ACAGCTCCTTTGAGTAAAGCTGTGGAACAGCTGTCGATTAAACTTCATGTTCTGCCCAGCCAAATCTTGTTATTAAGGAAAGATGTTGATCTTCCGGTTCACTCCTCAGTCAGTGAGCTGGGACTTGGCATAGCTGACATCATAG ACTGTGTAGTAACAGAGGATAAACAAGAAGTGAGAAAAGAATGTGATGTCATTACCGTACGACTTCAAGGCAAAGAGAAAGGATCGGCACAGGCCTATTCAGTGAAAAAG ACTGCTCCTCTAGGATCCATCCTGTCTCAGTATGTCTCTGGTCTGGCTGCCAGTGCTAGGCGGAAGGTTAAATTCCTCTTTGATGGGTCAAGGGTCGCACATAATCAGACTCCAGCTGAGCTGGACATGGAGGATGGTGATGTCATTGAAGTTTGGGCTTAA
- the sgf29 gene encoding SAGA-associated factor 29, producing the protein MALVSADTRIAELLNELHQLIKQTQEERSRSEHNLLNIQKTHERMQTENKTSPYYRTKLRGLYTTAKADAEAECSILRRALDKIAEIKSLLEERRIAARMAGVYSDTDPPRKTMRRGVLMTLLQQSAMTLPLWIGKPGESPPPLCGAIPANSDYVAKQGDKVAARVKAVDGDEQWILAEVVSYNHSTNKYEVDDIDEEGKERHTLSRRRIIPLPQWKANPETDPEALFSKDQLVLALYPQTTCFYRALIHTPPHRPQDDYSVLFEDTSYADGYSPPLNVAQRYVVACKENKKK; encoded by the exons ATGGCTTTAGTATCAGCAGACACAAGAATCGCAGAGTTACTCAATGAGCTACATCAACTCATAAAGCAAACTCAG GAGGAGCGGTCAAGAAGTGAACACAATCTTCTCAACATCCAGAAGACACATGAAAGGATGCAGACAGAAAATAAGA CATCTCCATACTATCGGACAAAACTAAGGGGTCTTTACACTACTGCTAAAGCAGATGCTGAGGCTGAATGCAG TATACTTCGACGGGCGCTTGACAAGATTGCAGAAATCAAATCCCTTTTGGAAGAAAGGCGAATTG CTGCCAGGATGGCGGGAGTGTACAGTGATACCGACCCCCCAAGAAAGACCATGCGCAGAGGCGTCCTCATGACCCTGTTGCAGCAGTCAGCTATGACCCTGCCTCTCTGGATTGGCAAACCTGGAGAGAG TCCGCCACCACTGTGTGGTGCTATACCAGCAAATAGTGACTATGTGGCCAAGCAGGGGGACAAGGTGGCGGCCCGTGTGAAGGCCGTGGACGGTGATGAGCAGTGGATTCTGGCGGAAGTGGTCAGCTACAACCACTCCACCAACAA GTATGAAGTGGATGACATTGATGAAGAGGGTAAAGA GAGGCACACACTGAGTAGGAGGAGAATTATACCTCTTCCACAGTGGAAAGCAAACCCCGAGACTGACCCAGAGGCCCTGTTCAGTAAAGATCAGCTGGTGCTGGCCCTCTATCCACAAACCACATGCTTTTACAGAGCCTTGATCCATACGCCACCACACCGG CCCCAGGATGACTACTCCgtgctgtttgaagatacatctTATGCCGATGGCTATTCTCCACCTCTCAACGTTGCCCAGCGATATGTAGTGGCCTGCAAAGAGAACAAAAAGAAGTGA
- the nupr1b gene encoding nuclear protein 1b — protein sequence MSSHVDVKNIEPTSFEDQYYDEYEYYNLTDRYTEGASRKGRTKKEASCNTNKHNAAGHERKIMVKLQNAEKKSKE from the exons ATGAGTAGCCACGTTGACGTGAAAAACATTGAACCTACCAGCTTTGAGGACCAATACTATGATGAATATGAATATTACAACCTAACAGATCGATATACCG AGGGCGCCAGTCGCAAAGGCAGAACGAAGAAGGAGGCGAGCTGCAACACGAACAAACACAACGCCGCGGGACACGAGAGAAAAATAATGGTAAAACTCCAGAACGCTGAAAAGAAAAGCAAAGAGTGA